The Pseudarthrobacter defluvii DNA window GGATGCGGTGCTGCTCACCAAAGGCGCGCTGGAAAACAGCAACACCTGGTACGCCCAGGGCGGCATTTCCGCCGTGCTCGCCGAGCCTGCCCCTGGAGACAGTGTGGCCGCGCACATCGCCGACACGCTCCGCGCCGGGGCGGGCCACTGCAACGAAGCCGCGGTCCGGCAGATGTGCAGGGAGGCGCGGCGGGACATCGCGGGCCTCCAGCGCTACGGGGTCACCTTTGATGCGGCAGGCGCCGGGGCAGCGCACGACGGCGGGCCGGCCCTTGGGCTCGAAGCGGCCCACAGTGCCCCGCGCATCCTGCACGCAGGCGGCGACGCCACGGGTGCGCGCGTCGCCGCTGCCCTGATCCAGGCAGTGCTGTCCCGGCGGGACGAAGGAAAGCTCACCCTCCTCACCCAGGCCCACGCCACTGCCCTCATCATCCGCCGCGGAAAGGTAGCAGGAGTGCAATATCTGCAGGGCGGCCGGAGCATGAGCCTGGACACCGGCGCCGTCCTGCTCGCCACCGGGGGAGCAGGCCAGCTGTTCGCCCAAACCACCAACCCCGGCGTGGCCACCGCTGACGGGCTGGCGCTCGCCGTCCGCGCCGGAGCCGCCACGGCAGACCTCGAGTTCTTCCAGTTCCACCCCACCTGCCTGGCCGGCGCCGCCACCGCGCATCCCGAACGGCTGGACGGACCGCTGCTCATCTCCGAAGCGGTCCGCGGCGAGGGGGCTGTCCTCCTCGACGCCGGGGGCCGGCGCTTCATGCAGGCCTACCACCCCGACGCCGAACTGGCACCGCGCGACGTCGTCTCCCGCAGCATCGCCCTCCACCTGGCCAAACTCGGCGACCCCACCGGGCACGTCTACCTCGACGCCCGCGGCATCGAACAGGACAGGGGAGCAGGCTTCCTCCGCCACAGGTTCCCCACCCTCACCCGCAAAACACTCGACGCCGGCATCGACTGGACCAGCGAACTGGTCCCCGTCGCCCCCGCCGCCCACTACTGGATGGGCGGGGTACGCACGGACCTCTCCGCCCGCACCACCGTTCCCGGGCTCTACGCTGCCGGGGAAGTTGCGTGCACCGGCGTCCAAGGGGCTAACCGGCTGGCCAGCAACTCCCTCCTTGAGGGACTCGTCTTCGGCCGCCGCGCTGTTGAATCTTTCCTTGCCGGTGACCCGGGCTGGGATGCGTCCCGCGGCAGCGATGCTTGGGGGTCGCCTGAAGGCACCCCTCCGCGTGCTGTCTCGGCCGCTGGCGGCCTCCCCTTGACGCACGCTTCCGGGGCACCTTTAGGCGACCGACCGCATGTCACCGTCCCTGCTGCTTTCGAAGGCGAGACGGGTTGGCCAGGTTCGCCGCTCGGGGGTCTGCCGTCCAGCTTCGGTGGGGGAGCCAATGCCGGGGAGCCCTTTTCGCGCGAGGCTCTTCGGCGGTTGATGACCTCTCATGCCGGGGTGCTGCGCTCTCGGGAGCTGTTGGTTGAGGCCGGGCGGACGCTTGACCGTTGGGCCGCCGTCGTCCTTCCTGGTGCTGTTGTTTCTTCTGCTGATGCCTCCTCTGCCGACCCCGCGGTTCATGAGGACCGGAATTTGCTGCTGGCCGCGCAGCTGCTTGTCGCTGCCGCCCTCAACCGCCGGGAATCCCT harbors:
- a CDS encoding L-aspartate oxidase, coding for MTGQLVVVGSGIAGLYAALLAADAGADAVLLTKGALENSNTWYAQGGISAVLAEPAPGDSVAAHIADTLRAGAGHCNEAAVRQMCREARRDIAGLQRYGVTFDAAGAGAAHDGGPALGLEAAHSAPRILHAGGDATGARVAAALIQAVLSRRDEGKLTLLTQAHATALIIRRGKVAGVQYLQGGRSMSLDTGAVLLATGGAGQLFAQTTNPGVATADGLALAVRAGAATADLEFFQFHPTCLAGAATAHPERLDGPLLISEAVRGEGAVLLDAGGRRFMQAYHPDAELAPRDVVSRSIALHLAKLGDPTGHVYLDARGIEQDRGAGFLRHRFPTLTRKTLDAGIDWTSELVPVAPAAHYWMGGVRTDLSARTTVPGLYAAGEVACTGVQGANRLASNSLLEGLVFGRRAVESFLAGDPGWDASRGSDAWGSPEGTPPRAVSAAGGLPLTHASGAPLGDRPHVTVPAAFEGETGWPGSPLGGLPSSFGGGANAGEPFSREALRRLMTSHAGVLRSRELLVEAGRTLDRWAAVVLPGAVVSSADASSADPAVHEDRNLLLAAQLLVAAALNRRESLGAHYRGDEPVEPGNPSSLRPKVSLLHD